In the Helianthus annuus cultivar XRQ/B chromosome 11, HanXRQr2.0-SUNRISE, whole genome shotgun sequence genome, one interval contains:
- the LOC110931690 gene encoding uncharacterized protein LOC110931690, with protein MALSRQLDLNAPASDFEWNRWATNKSLMFVWRAMEERIPTTTALKNRGLNIPDVTCGICGAAEETATHILIQCNFAKRTWEAVADWLHIPLLNTEGDIKDLLVELKELQRCKNEKRAIHAVAIQTMWILWKNRNGKIFSNKQDDVQRIMMEIKEASYQGVKTRSKFRLVSRQEWWDFNLSM; from the coding sequence ATGGCGTTGAGTAGACAACTCGACCTAAATGCTCCCGCTAGTGACTTCGAGTGGAATCGGTGGGCGACAAATAAAAGCTTGATGTTCGTATGGAGAGCAATGGAGGAGAGAATACCGACGACTACGGCCCTGAAAAATAGAGGTTTAAACATCCCAGACGTAACATGTGGGATATGTGGGGCTGCAGAAGAGACGGCAACGCACATACTCATACAATGCAATTTTGCTAAAAGAACTTGGGAAGCAGTGGCTGATTGGCTGCATATTCCACTGTTAAACACGGAGGGTGACATCAAAGATCTACTAGTGGAGTTGAAAGAGTTACAAAGATGCAAGAACGAGAAAAGAGCAATACACGCGGTCGCGATCCAAACGATGTGGATACTATGGAAGAACAGGAACGGGAAGATCTTCTCAAATAAACAAGATGATGTTCAAAGAATAATGATGGAGATTAAAGAAGCTTCGTACCAAGGTGTGAAAACGAGATCAAAGTTCAGATTGGTATCAAGGCAAGAGTGGTGGGATTTTAATTTATCAATGTAA